From Salvia splendens isolate huo1 chromosome 3, SspV2, whole genome shotgun sequence, a single genomic window includes:
- the LOC121794657 gene encoding LEAF RUST 10 DISEASE-RESISTANCE LOCUS RECEPTOR-LIKE PROTEIN KINASE-like 2.8 isoform X2, producing MNSRRYHVEAITYSNFSIRISDPGLDSKNISFCPIYSYVDNVYMYSSYVYTYYPSSIYITYINCQSPVVNPLYVENPYCANTSAFSNTSRIYSYVTAERISVPDLEASCTFDTVTQVSVIWPSTDHHNYSYAQIHDLLAYGFELSWFRLLCIECDESNGECSSESNEIRCRHYCYESTPFEDLTLICKLEYYAVYLYFPALAIGGLIVLRYVVGIPCLLGMVVIRRKRQRSWINNSENIEELTIHQLNHMPINYSYREIKKMTHNFKAKLGGGPHGTVFRGKLRSSPIAAVKMQTSSSSSSASDKEFMRHASEISRITNANMVKLFGFCIIKGNKRALVHEFVQCGSLDKHISLQTRSELWRDVEDSCGDSPWDPGFACC from the exons ATGAATTCCAGAAGATACCATGTTGAGGCAATCACTTACAGCAACTTCTCCATTCGGATATCTGATCCAGGTTTAGACAGCAAAAATATCTCATTCTGTCCGATTTATTCGTACGTAGACAATGTTTATATGTACTCAAGCTATGTATACACATATTACCCTAGCAGCATTTACATAACATACATCAACTGTCAAAGTCCTGTAGTTAATCCGTTATACGTTGAGAATCCTTACTGTGCCAACACGAGCGCCTTCTCCAACACCTCCAGAATTTACAGCTATGTCACGGCTGAAAGAATATCAGTACCCGATTTGGAGGCATCCTGCACCTTTGACACCGTGACTCAGGTTTCAGTAATTTGGCCATCCACAGATCATCATAACTATTCATATGCACAGATTCATGATCTGCTTGCCTATGGATTTGAGTTATCTTGGTTTCGCTTGTTGTGTATAGAATGCGATGAGAGCAATGGAGAGTGCAGTTCGGAGAGCAACGAAATCCGGTGTCGCCACTATTGCTATGAGAGCACCCCTTTTGAAGACCTTACTCTCATCT GCAAATTGGAGTATTATGCAG TTTATTTGTACTTTCCGGCCTTAGCAATCG GAGGGCTTATAGTACTAAGATATGTAGTTGGGATTCCATGTTTACTTGGAATGGTAGTGATTAGGAGGAAAAGGCAGCGTTCGTGGATAAACAACAGTGAAAACATCGAAGAACTCACGATACACCAGTTGAATCATATGCCAATAAACTATAGCTATAGGGAGATTAAAAAGATGACTCACAATTTCAAGGCTAAATTAGGAGGAGGGCCTCATGGAACTGTTTTCAGAGGCAAGCTACGAAGCAGCCCCATTGCTGCAGTAAAGATGCAGACtagttcttcttcttcttcagctAGTGACAAGGAGTTCATGAGGCATGCATCAGAAATCTCGAGGATCACCAATGCAAACATGGTCAAACTCTTTGGATTCTGCATAATAAAGGGAAACAAAAGAGCTCTGGTGCATGAGTTTGTGCAATGTGGCTCTCTTGACAAACACATCTCCTTGCAAACACGATCTGAGCTGTGGAGAGACGTTGAAGATAGCTGTGGGGATAGCCCGTGGGATCCAGGGTTTGCATGCTGCTAA
- the LOC121794657 gene encoding LEAF RUST 10 DISEASE-RESISTANCE LOCUS RECEPTOR-LIKE PROTEIN KINASE-like 2.5 isoform X1 translates to MSNQTLFSSYLALLILLLCFTESCRARNSSHCITSSCRNINISYPFRLRSDPANCGHPDSIFALECQKDRLTLHMNSRRYHVEAITYSNFSIRISDPGLDSKNISFCPIYSYVDNVYMYSSYVYTYYPSSIYITYINCQSPVVNPLYVENPYCANTSAFSNTSRIYSYVTAERISVPDLEASCTFDTVTQVSVIWPSTDHHNYSYAQIHDLLAYGFELSWFRLLCIECDESNGECSSESNEIRCRHYCYESTPFEDLTLICKLEYYAVYLYFPALAIGGLIVLRYVVGIPCLLGMVVIRRKRQRSWINNSENIEELTIHQLNHMPINYSYREIKKMTHNFKAKLGGGPHGTVFRGKLRSSPIAAVKMQTSSSSSSASDKEFMRHASEISRITNANMVKLFGFCIIKGNKRALVHEFVQCGSLDKHISLQTRSELWRDVEDSCGDSPWDPGFACC, encoded by the exons ATGTCAAACCAAACGCTCTTTAGTTCGTATCTCGCCCTTCTGATTCTGCTTCTATGTTTCACAGAAAGCTGCAGAGCTAGAAACAGCTCACATTGCATCACTTCTTCATGTAGGAATATCAACATTAGCTACCCTTTTAGGCTGAGAAGTGATCCTGCAAACTGTGGCCATCCGGACTCCATCTTTGCACTCGAATGCCAGAAAGATCGACTCACACTGCACATGAATTCCAGAAGATACCATGTTGAGGCAATCACTTACAGCAACTTCTCCATTCGGATATCTGATCCAGGTTTAGACAGCAAAAATATCTCATTCTGTCCGATTTATTCGTACGTAGACAATGTTTATATGTACTCAAGCTATGTATACACATATTACCCTAGCAGCATTTACATAACATACATCAACTGTCAAAGTCCTGTAGTTAATCCGTTATACGTTGAGAATCCTTACTGTGCCAACACGAGCGCCTTCTCCAACACCTCCAGAATTTACAGCTATGTCACGGCTGAAAGAATATCAGTACCCGATTTGGAGGCATCCTGCACCTTTGACACCGTGACTCAGGTTTCAGTAATTTGGCCATCCACAGATCATCATAACTATTCATATGCACAGATTCATGATCTGCTTGCCTATGGATTTGAGTTATCTTGGTTTCGCTTGTTGTGTATAGAATGCGATGAGAGCAATGGAGAGTGCAGTTCGGAGAGCAACGAAATCCGGTGTCGCCACTATTGCTATGAGAGCACCCCTTTTGAAGACCTTACTCTCATCT GCAAATTGGAGTATTATGCAG TTTATTTGTACTTTCCGGCCTTAGCAATCG GAGGGCTTATAGTACTAAGATATGTAGTTGGGATTCCATGTTTACTTGGAATGGTAGTGATTAGGAGGAAAAGGCAGCGTTCGTGGATAAACAACAGTGAAAACATCGAAGAACTCACGATACACCAGTTGAATCATATGCCAATAAACTATAGCTATAGGGAGATTAAAAAGATGACTCACAATTTCAAGGCTAAATTAGGAGGAGGGCCTCATGGAACTGTTTTCAGAGGCAAGCTACGAAGCAGCCCCATTGCTGCAGTAAAGATGCAGACtagttcttcttcttcttcagctAGTGACAAGGAGTTCATGAGGCATGCATCAGAAATCTCGAGGATCACCAATGCAAACATGGTCAAACTCTTTGGATTCTGCATAATAAAGGGAAACAAAAGAGCTCTGGTGCATGAGTTTGTGCAATGTGGCTCTCTTGACAAACACATCTCCTTGCAAACACGATCTGAGCTGTGGAGAGACGTTGAAGATAGCTGTGGGGATAGCCCGTGGGATCCAGGGTTTGCATGCTGCTAA
- the LOC121794656 gene encoding cyclic nucleotide-gated ion channel 1-like, producing MSFQQEKTVRFQDWRSQGRLDTQSSSRGGVELGRLKSAAYSVSDKFHRGFEYGSERIKRITGSLRSFSMGKLKADEKGSVKKILDPQGSFLQKWNKVFVLLCVVAVSLDPLFFYIPIINGDKRCLELDWKLELIVSVLRSFTDIFYLIHIMFQFRTGFICPSSRVFGRGVLVENSWEIAKRYLASYFIIDILAVLPLPQIVIVIIVPRLKGARSLNTKNLLKIVVILQYIPRVLRIRPLYKEVTRSSGILTETAWAGAALNLFLYMLASHVIGACWYVLSIERETTCWIKACGDESDCRKASFNCQLNHAGLPQILNQSCPFQPPDSSIFDFGIFLNALQSGVFESQDFPKKFFYCFWWGLQNLSSLGQNLKTSTYVWEITFAIFISISGLVLFSFLIGNMQTYLQSTTLRLEEMRVKRRDAEQWMAHRLLPESLRQRIRRYEQYKWQETRGVDEDYLIRNLPKDLRRDIKQHLCLALLKRVPMFETMDDQLLDAMCDRLKPVLYTEHSYIVREGDPVDEMLFIMRGKLLTVTTNGGRTGFFNSDILKAGDFCGEELLTWALDPNSSSNLPISTRTVKALVEVESFALMADDLKFVASQFRRLHSKQLRHTFRFYSQQWRTWAACFIQAAWRRCVRKKMEETLGVEENRLQDALAKGGGSSPSFGATIYASRFAANALRAVRRNAGRKTRVSPVLLLKPAEPDFSAEHK from the exons TTTCTATGGGAAAGTTGAAAGCTGATGAAAAGGGATCTGTGAAAAAAATTCTGGATCCTCAAGGATCATTTCTTCAAAAATGGAATAAAGTTTTTGTTCTGTTATGTGTGGTTGCAGTCTCGCTGGACCCCTTGTTTTTCTACATACCAATTATAAATGGCGACAAGAGGTGCCTTGAGCTGGACTGGAAATTGGAACTTATAGTTTCTGTGCTACGGTCATTTACTGATATCTTTTACCTCATCCATATCATGTTTCAATTCCGTACTGGTTTTATTTGCCCTTCTTCTCGTGTGTTTGGAAGAGGTGTTCTTGTTGAAAATTCATGGGAGATTGCAAAGAGATATCTGGCTTCCTACTTCATAATTGATATTCTTGCAGTTCTCCCACTTCCACAG ATTGTAATAGTGATCATCGTACCCAGATTGAAAGGTGCAAGGTCTTTGAACACGAAGAATTTGTTAAAAATTGTGGTGATCCTTCAATACATTCCAAGGGTTCTCCGAATCCGTCCTCTGTACAAAGAAGTCACAAGAAGTTCTGGCATACTCACTGAAACAGCATGGGCTGGAGCTGCCCtcaatctttttctttataTGCTCGCTAGTCAT GTGATTGGAGCCTGTTGGTATGTGCTTTCTATAGAGCGTGAAACTACCTGCTGGATAAAAGCTTGTGGAGATGAGTCTGATTGTAGGAAGGCTTCCTTTAATTGCCAGCTTAATCATGCTGGACTGCCTCAGATTTTGAACCAATCTTGCCCTTTTCAGCCACCTGATTCTTCCATTTTTGATTTTGGGATATTCCTTAATGCTCTTCAGTCTGGTGTTTTTGAATCACAAGATTTTCCCAAGAAGTTCTTTTATTGTTTCTGGTGGGGACTCCAGAATCTAAG TTCTCTCGGCCAGAATCTTAAAACAAGTACCTACGTTTGGGAAATTACCTTCGCAATTTTCATATCCATATCTGGTTTGGTCCTATTCTCATTTCTGATTGGAAATATGCAG ACATATCTGCAGTCTACAACACTGAGATTGGAGGAGATGAGGGTGAAAAGACGAGATGCGGAGCAGTGGATGGCTCACCGTCTCCTTCCTGAGAGTTTGAGGCAGCGAATCAGGAGATATGAGCAATACAAATGGCAGGAAACTCGGGGTGTAGATGAAGATTATCTGATACGCAATCTTCCCAAGGACCTCAGAAGAGACATAAAGCAACATCTCTGTTTAGCCTTGCTTAAGAGG GTGCCAATGTTTGAAACAATGGACGATCAACTCTTGGATGCAATGTGTGATCGTCTGAAACCAGTGCTGTACACGGAGCATAGCTACATAGTGCGAGAAGGGGATCCCGTAGACGAGATGCTGTTCATCATGCGTGGCAAACTGTTAACAGTGACCACGAACGGAGGGCGGACAGGGTTCTTCAATTCGGACATTCTCAAAGCGGGCGATTTCTGTGGGGAGGAGCTGTTGACATGGGCTCTAGACCCGAATTCATCATCCAACCTTCCCATCTCAACCAGAACAGTGAAGGCCCTCGTCGAAGTAGAATCGTTTGCTCTCATGGCCGACGATCTCAAGTTTGTAGCCTCCCAGTTCAGGCGACTGCACAGCAAGCAGCTGCGCCACACGTTTAGATTCTATTCGCAGCAGTGGAGGACATGGGCTGCTTGTTTCATACAGGCAGCGTGGAGGCGCTGTGtgaggaagaagatggaggAAACTCTCGGTGTAGAAGAGAACAGGCTGCAGGATGCATTGGCCAAAGGAGGCGGGAGTTCCCCCAGCTTCGGAGCAACCATTTATGCATCGAGATTCGCAGCCAACGCCCTTCGAGCAGTGCGACGCAATGCAGGTAGAAAGACGAGGGTATCACCTGTGCTTCTACTGAAACCAGCTGAGCCAGATTTTAGTGCTGAACACAAATGA
- the LOC121794658 gene encoding protein phosphatase 2C 51-like — translation MPDTTPPPCSSSNSAESHASKSAKDARRRRRELRRIRSLPLSTSAAAVEGDTPPSLRRKTSYGKISVVGRRREMHDDVAVELGFLKRDGQSYDFFGVFEGHRVGRACRERLVEVVEEETDQREREWEEVMRVAFQKVAALMGMGSVAVVGETEVVLAGSKAVLCRGGEAVRLLESEEEAAAAQVKIATRYCCGGAPLDDGAEKAVAVMAEMALAQGSKHNVSVVLVDLRKPNAIQQSGLCDP, via the exons ATGCCTGATACTACTCCTCCTCCCTGCTCTTCTTCCAACTCCGCTGAATCTCACGCCTCCAAGTCCGCCAAAGATGCCCGCCGCCGAAGACGCGAACTCCGCCGCATTCGGTCACTACCTCTATCCACTTCCGCCGCAGCTGTGGAGGGTGATACACCGCCGAGTTTGAGGCGCAAAACTTCCTACGGCAAGATATCCGTGGTCGGGCGGCGTAGGGAGATGCACGACGACGTGGCGGTGGAATTAGGTTTTCTCAAGAGAGATGGTCAGAGCTACGACTTCTTCGGCGTTTTCGAGGGCCACCGCGTGGGTCGCGCCTGCCGCGAGAGGCTCGTTGAGGTCGTCGAAGAGGAGACtgatcagagagagagagagtgggagGAGGTGATGAGGGTGGCCTTTCAGAAGGTGGCGGCGCTGATGGGAATGGGGTCGGTGGCTGTCGTGGGGGAGACTGAGGTGGTGTTGGCGGGCTCCAAGGCGGTGCTGTGCCGCGGAGGGGAGGCGGTGCGGCTGTTGGAGagcgaggaggaggcggcggcggcgcaagTGAAG ATTGCCACCAGGTATTGCTGCGGCGGCGCTCCACTTGATGATGGGGCGGAGAAGGCCGTGGCTGTCATGGCGGAGATGGCGCTGGCTCAAGGTAGCAAGCACAATGTTAGTGTGGTTTTGGTGGATTTGAGAAAGCCTAATGCAATTCAACAATCTGGTTTATGTGACccctaa